In the genome of Notamacropus eugenii isolate mMacEug1 chromosome 5, mMacEug1.pri_v2, whole genome shotgun sequence, one region contains:
- the MSL2 gene encoding E3 ubiquitin-protein ligase MSL2 isoform X2, producing MMMKPSCSWCKDYEQFEENKQLSILVNCYKKLCEYITQTTLARDIIEAVDCSADILALLKDGSLLCEEMEKPSDSSFALCLTHSPLPSTSEPTSDPQTSLSPVPESTLNIDISSSVINGLPTCNGLSIDKFGINIPSPEHSNTIDVCNTGVDVKTEDISNSLPPVCDAVSTDLCPGINICSFSEDIKPGDSLLLSVEEVLRSLETVSNTEVVCSNLQPNLEASVSNGPFMQLSSQPLSHVFMSTNPSPHGISCTAATPKVAKLNRKRSRSESDSEKVQPLPISSIIRGPTLGASAPVTVKRESKISLQPIATVPNGGTTPKISKTVLLPNKSMKKNLEHGPKKAHPKAKPGLLKTKDKATKEKIPSNNVMPGSPTKTVYKKPQEKKGCKCGRATQNPSVLTCRGQRCPCYSNRKACLDCICRGCQNSYMANGEKKLEAFAVPEKALEQTRLTLGINVTSIAVRNASTSTSVINVTGSPVTTFLAASTHDDKSLDEAIDMRYDC from the coding sequence atgatgatgaaGCCGTCATGTAGTTGGTGCAAGGACTATGAACAGTTTGAGGAGAATAAACAATTAAGCATCTTAGTAAACTGCTACAAAAAACTATGTGAATATATAACACAAACTACATTGGCACGGGACATAATTGAAGCAGTTGATTGTTCTGCTGACATTTTAGCGTTGCTCAAAGATGGATCTTTGCTTTGTGAGGAGATGGAAAAACCCTCAGATTCATCCTTTGCTTTGTGTTTGACACATTCCCCTTTACCTTCAACCTCAGAACCTACTAGTGATCCTCAAACTAGTTTATCCCCAGTACCTGAAAGCACACTCAATATTGATATCAGCAGTTCTGTTATCAATGGATTGCCCACCTGTAATGGGCTTTCAATAGATAAGTTTGGTATAAATATTCCTTCACCTGAACATTCAAATACAATTGATGTATGTAACACTGGAGTTGACGTAAAAACTGAAGATATATCTAATAGCTTGCCACCTGTCTGTGATGCAGTTTCTACTGACTTGTGTCCAGGCATCAATATCTGCAGTTTCAGTGAGGATATAAAACCTGGTGACTCTTTATTACTTAGTGTTGAGGAAGTACTCCGGAGCTTAGAAACTGTTTCAAACACAGAGGTGGTTTGTTCTAATTTGCAGCCGAACTTGGAAGCTAGTGTATCCAATGGACCTTTTATGCAGCTCTCTTCCCAACCTCTTAGCCATGTTTTCATGTCCACCAATCCGTCACCTCATGGAATATCATGTACAGCAGCAACACCTAAGGTCGCTAAGTTAAATAGAAAACGATCAAGGTCAGAAAGTGATAGTGAGAAAGTTCAGCCACTTCCTATTTCTAGCATCATCCGGGGCCCAACACTGGGGGCATCAGCTCCTGTAACAGTGAAACGAGAGAGCAAAATCTCTCTTCAGCCTATAGCCACTGTTCCTAATGGAGGCACTACTCCCAAAATCAGCAAAACTGTACTTTTACCTAACAAAAGcatgaagaagaatttggaacatGGACCCAAAAAAGCTCACCCTAAAGCCAAACCAGGTCttctgaaaacaaaagataaagcaaCAAAGGAAAAGATTCCTAGCAATAATGTTATGCCGGGAAGTCCTACAAAGACTGTATACAAAAAGCCACAAGAGAAGAAAGGGTGTAAGTGTGGGCGTGCTACTCAAAATCCAAGTGTTCTTACCTGCCGAGGCCAACGCTGCCCTTGCTACTCTAACCGCAAAGCCTGCTTAGACTGTATATGTCGTGGCTGCCAAAACTCATATATGGCCAATGGTGAGAAGAAGCTGGAGGCATTTGCAGTGCCAGAAAAGGCCTTGGAGCAGACCAGGCTTACTTTGGGCATTAATGTGACCAGCATTGCTGTGCGCAATGCCAGTACAAGCACCAGTGTAATTAATGTAACAGGGTCACCAGTAACTACGTTTTTAGCTGCCAGTACACATGATGATAAAAGTTTGGATGAAGCTATAGACATGAGATATGACTGTTAA
- the MSL2 gene encoding E3 ubiquitin-protein ligase MSL2 isoform X1, translating into MNPVNATALYISASRLVLNYDPGDPKSFTEINRLLPFFRQSLSCCVCGNLLQDPIAPTNSTCQHYVCKTCKGKKMMMKPSCSWCKDYEQFEENKQLSILVNCYKKLCEYITQTTLARDIIEAVDCSADILALLKDGSLLCEEMEKPSDSSFALCLTHSPLPSTSEPTSDPQTSLSPVPESTLNIDISSSVINGLPTCNGLSIDKFGINIPSPEHSNTIDVCNTGVDVKTEDISNSLPPVCDAVSTDLCPGINICSFSEDIKPGDSLLLSVEEVLRSLETVSNTEVVCSNLQPNLEASVSNGPFMQLSSQPLSHVFMSTNPSPHGISCTAATPKVAKLNRKRSRSESDSEKVQPLPISSIIRGPTLGASAPVTVKRESKISLQPIATVPNGGTTPKISKTVLLPNKSMKKNLEHGPKKAHPKAKPGLLKTKDKATKEKIPSNNVMPGSPTKTVYKKPQEKKGCKCGRATQNPSVLTCRGQRCPCYSNRKACLDCICRGCQNSYMANGEKKLEAFAVPEKALEQTRLTLGINVTSIAVRNASTSTSVINVTGSPVTTFLAASTHDDKSLDEAIDMRYDC; encoded by the coding sequence gAAATTTGCTGCAAGATCCTATTGCTCCCACCAATTCGACATGTCAACACTATGTCTGCAAAACTTGTAAAggcaagaaaatgatgatgaaGCCGTCATGTAGTTGGTGCAAGGACTATGAACAGTTTGAGGAGAATAAACAATTAAGCATCTTAGTAAACTGCTACAAAAAACTATGTGAATATATAACACAAACTACATTGGCACGGGACATAATTGAAGCAGTTGATTGTTCTGCTGACATTTTAGCGTTGCTCAAAGATGGATCTTTGCTTTGTGAGGAGATGGAAAAACCCTCAGATTCATCCTTTGCTTTGTGTTTGACACATTCCCCTTTACCTTCAACCTCAGAACCTACTAGTGATCCTCAAACTAGTTTATCCCCAGTACCTGAAAGCACACTCAATATTGATATCAGCAGTTCTGTTATCAATGGATTGCCCACCTGTAATGGGCTTTCAATAGATAAGTTTGGTATAAATATTCCTTCACCTGAACATTCAAATACAATTGATGTATGTAACACTGGAGTTGACGTAAAAACTGAAGATATATCTAATAGCTTGCCACCTGTCTGTGATGCAGTTTCTACTGACTTGTGTCCAGGCATCAATATCTGCAGTTTCAGTGAGGATATAAAACCTGGTGACTCTTTATTACTTAGTGTTGAGGAAGTACTCCGGAGCTTAGAAACTGTTTCAAACACAGAGGTGGTTTGTTCTAATTTGCAGCCGAACTTGGAAGCTAGTGTATCCAATGGACCTTTTATGCAGCTCTCTTCCCAACCTCTTAGCCATGTTTTCATGTCCACCAATCCGTCACCTCATGGAATATCATGTACAGCAGCAACACCTAAGGTCGCTAAGTTAAATAGAAAACGATCAAGGTCAGAAAGTGATAGTGAGAAAGTTCAGCCACTTCCTATTTCTAGCATCATCCGGGGCCCAACACTGGGGGCATCAGCTCCTGTAACAGTGAAACGAGAGAGCAAAATCTCTCTTCAGCCTATAGCCACTGTTCCTAATGGAGGCACTACTCCCAAAATCAGCAAAACTGTACTTTTACCTAACAAAAGcatgaagaagaatttggaacatGGACCCAAAAAAGCTCACCCTAAAGCCAAACCAGGTCttctgaaaacaaaagataaagcaaCAAAGGAAAAGATTCCTAGCAATAATGTTATGCCGGGAAGTCCTACAAAGACTGTATACAAAAAGCCACAAGAGAAGAAAGGGTGTAAGTGTGGGCGTGCTACTCAAAATCCAAGTGTTCTTACCTGCCGAGGCCAACGCTGCCCTTGCTACTCTAACCGCAAAGCCTGCTTAGACTGTATATGTCGTGGCTGCCAAAACTCATATATGGCCAATGGTGAGAAGAAGCTGGAGGCATTTGCAGTGCCAGAAAAGGCCTTGGAGCAGACCAGGCTTACTTTGGGCATTAATGTGACCAGCATTGCTGTGCGCAATGCCAGTACAAGCACCAGTGTAATTAATGTAACAGGGTCACCAGTAACTACGTTTTTAGCTGCCAGTACACATGATGATAAAAGTTTGGATGAAGCTATAGACATGAGATATGACTGTTAA